A stretch of DNA from Triticum dicoccoides isolate Atlit2015 ecotype Zavitan chromosome 2A, WEW_v2.0, whole genome shotgun sequence:
cctcctcgccgcacCACATTCTTCATGGCCTCCTCGAGTTCCAAATCCATTTGGCACAACGTCTCCTCTGAGCAGAAGACGGAGATACCACTATTGTTGCCGGCAAGCAGAAGGAGGTCGGAGCTGCGGACGTCCCAAAGGAAGACGCAATTGATGATGAGTCGCCGACACCCTCCTCGCCGGTCCATGTCAGCATCACCATGTGCTAGGCACGTGTTCACTACACCGAAATGGTGTTGGCCGAGCGGGAGGCCTTGTTCCGACAGGCGCAAGCCGACCAGGAGTACAACCTCCGCCTTCTCGACAAGCACCAACACGCGATGGAGGAACTCACCGCTGGCACAGCTATATCGCGCCAAACGTGGACCAGGTGGAGTAGGAGGTGCTGGTCGACTCATATCGCACCGCCTGTGAAATCCGCCGCAATCGTCGGCGGTACCTCCAGCGTCAGGCGGAGATAGATGCGACCTTCAAGGAGATTCACGAGGAGGCCAACGAAGTCTATGGCAAGAGCGAGGACGGGGACGAGACATTCCCAACTCCACCACGCCCGCACCTTGCTGCCACAACCATGAAGCCGGCGCGTCCACAGGCGCTGCCGGCAGCGAAGAAGATTAGAGCATGGGAGCTCGCCGGTGCTCGGGCCCCAGGAAGACCACCGCCCATTTCGTTCCTTCTAAAGCCAAGCTTGGCGGGCTTAAAATCgttggccgattagccgcttgcaaGTTGTGGAGGCAGAGACTATGAAGACATAACAGGAGCTTCAGTTGTAATGCTCATGGCCAGCCCGAAATGGAAGAACGTATGTTGGCGGTCATTTGGACTAGGTTTAGAGTACGGTTTAGTTCAAATATATCAAAATATAATTAGTTTATGCCGTTCTATACAAAAAGCATCCGAGTTTAATAAAAAATATTCAAGTATGAACGAATACTTTCCGGTTTGTTTAAATATCCATCAAATTTGTTCACTTTCCTTAAATTTCTTCCGTGAAGAAGATTTTTTCAATTTTTTGCCCGTTACAACGCACGGCCGTATGTACTAGTAATCGGATtatataaaaagaaaagaaattaggAAAAGAGAAACGAAAAAAGAAAACCCGTACTACATAGCCCATTTACGGGGGCCATCTGAGGTGAGGCTCTCGGAGGAATCAgtcttcctgatatatatcttcggCTGATCCGTGCGCCAGGTACCGGATAGGAAGTTTTTCGAAATCAATCAAACCGCAGATGGCGAGTTCGTCGGAGAAGGCGCCTTCCCCCGCAGCGGCGGATCTGCCGGAGCGAGGTAAGATTACGGTGGCCAGCGGCAAACCAAAGGGGAAGACGAGGAGGATGACGCAGGAGGAGATCGACAGCTACATCCGGTCCAAGGGCGTGCGCATCCCCGTCGACTCCGTCCGCAGGGCGAGCAAGCTGAGGCTGGCCCTCACCAACCTCGACGACCTCGGCAGCCTCCCGGTGTCCCCGGACGAGCTGGACGACTACGTCGCCAACATGATCCGGGAGGTGAACGCGATCGAGGATGACTTCCAGAAAGAGAGAGACGAGATCGCCAAGGAGTACTACGCAAAGGGCTACGTCGAGCGCGAGGTCAGCGACGACGACGAAGCAGGAGGCAGCAACCCCCGTGTGGAGACCGGAAGCACCGTAACCGTAAGGAAGCTCAACTGAACGAGCACCATTATCAGACTGTCCCTGATCTCGATCGGCGGTGCTTTCGAATAAATCGTCAGTCTGGTAAACGATGGATTCAATGGTATGAGCGCTCCTATAGCGCAATAATAAAATTTCACTATATCGGCAGCAATCATTTTttcttcttcatcatcctttttgaaTCATTGATCTAGAGTAGTTGATTTGTTTGACTCAGCTTGTATTAAATGGTTGTGCTATGTATTCCGTTTGGTCTGACGGTCACTTGATCTAATTTTAAACATATGAGGACCGCACGGTGAGCAAATTTACATTTTCTGCTGTAAATACTAAGTTCATTTAGTTGCACTAGGATATTGTTTTTACCATCTGGTACCTTCACCTTCTATGGTCGAGGAGCTCGTGTAATGGACGGTTGATTTCATGGTGGAGCTCTGGTTTGCACCATCAATCTCTAGAAGACGTCAATACTGCAAAGAATGGGTGATCCGAATCCAGCGGTGCTCTAGCGAGCCAGACTGATCACCAACAAGCTCTAACTTGTGGGAGCTAATGTTtccaatcactagtagaaaacagggctttggtccaagccgggtcagcccattagtcccggttcagtccagaaccgggaccaatgggggcattggtcccggttcgtgagcccagggggctggccgggccacgtgggccattggttccggttcatctggaccttttggtcccggttggtgggatgaaccgggaccaatgggtctcgctcctggcccacaatcattggtcccggttcgtgcctcaaaccgggactaaaggttagtcccggtttgaggcacgaaccgggactaatggggttgagaactttagtcccggttcgtgccacgaaccggtactaaagatcccattttcaaactctacccccccggatcgccttttcagtttttaaaaaaataaaataaaatgatggaaatgtcaaataaataaaagaaaataagtttcccatgtgacatGTGgtttagttgttgggaaaatttgcaaatgtgaattttgactttatttgcaaaatctctctgaaatttgtaaaaatgggcataacttttgcatactaactcggatgNNNNNNNNNNNNNNNNNNNNNNNNNNNNNNNNNNNNNNNNNNNNNNNNNNNNNNNNNNNNNNNNNNNNNNNNNNNNNNNNNNNNNNNNNNNNNNNNNNNNNNNNNNNNNNNNNNNNNNNNNNNNNNNNNNNNNNNNNNNNNNNNNNNNNNNNNNNNNNNNNNNNNNNNNNNNNNNNNNNNNNNNNNNNNNNNNNNNNNNNNNNNNNNNNNNNNNNNNNNNNNNNNNNNNNNNNNNNNNNNNNNNNNNNNNNNNNNNNNNNNNNNNNNNNNNNNNNNNNNNNNNNNNNNNNNNNNNNNNNNNNNNNNNNNNNNNNNNNNNNNNNNNNNNNNNNNNNNNNNNNNNNNNNNNNNNNNNNNNNNNNNNNNNNNNNNNNNNNNNNNNNNNNNNNNNNNNNNNNNNNNNNNNNNNNNNNNNNNNNNNNNaatcctcaaaaacctaatagaaaaaaagttacggggcttttaagatctagagtgaaaaaaatcgaaaaaattcaaacagtgggcaaactgtggtcaaacaatggtcaaactaattattcaagaatattagtgttactaaataattatttcagttatttcaattttggtcaaatctggtcaaactgtggtcaaactaattattcaagaaatattagtgttactaaataattattgttttttaaaacaatagtttcaaaataaaactatgaaatgtgtcacttcatgctcaagcaaaattcctgaaggttaataggattgacatcttagtattgtcagaaaaacaacaagtgcagacttggagcgagggagaatagaactcggaagttaagcgtgctcaggctgggggagtgggaggatgggtgaccgttcgggaagttagatgatttggaatgatgaggggtgattagaggataaattgagaagtgatgaggggtggtgattatagactagaggttaaaataattcagaaatttgaaaataaaaaaattcaaaaaaaaaattcaaaaaaaatcataaaattttctttagtcccggttggtgttaccaaccgggactaaaggtggagctccacgtggccgcgccctttagtcccggttctggattgaaccgagactaaagggagaggcattagtaccgatcctttagtcccggttccagaaccgggactaaaggcccttatgaaccgggactgaaggccctttttctactagtgaatgttGACGATCGTTGAGATAATGGTCGCTCTTGAGCTAGAATCCACGAGTGCTAATGCCTCCAATGTTAGCGGCGAGAGATTGGAGACATATTGATCAGCAAGGAGTCGAAACCGGCGATCGCTAATGCCTCCAATGTTGGAGGTGCGAGATAAGCGGATTTATGTTTTTTTATTTATGGTGTGTACGCCATCTCAACATGTAGGGGGAGGAGGGGTATATGGTGTTCTTTGTGAACACATGGGGTTTAAGTTGCTATGTTTTCTCATTGCGTTTCAAGAGGGCTGTTTCTATGTTGTATGTTTATTTCATTGCTGCATATGCCATTTCTAAATGTTGCTTACTTTTGATTTTCCGGTTGCATCTGTTGATACCTTctatgaaggggagccttggcgcagtggtaaagctgctgccttgtgaccatgaggtcatgggttcaagtcctggaaatagCCTCTTATAGAAATGTAAGGAAACGCTGCGTACTAtaaacccaaagtggtcggacccttccctggaccctgcgcaagcgggagctacatgcaccaggttaccTTTTTTTTTATCCGTTGATACCTTCTATGTCTCACTTTGTTTTTTATTTTGCGGGAATATGTCTCAATCTGTTGTTGCAATGAAATGAGGATTTATTGCATACCTCGAATGTTTTGTCGTGTGTACATGTCTAAAATGTTGCAATTTTTTTGCATGTCTTTTAGATCGCCACAGAAAATATTACAATGATGATGCATAGGGAGTTTTAAAAAAATATTGCACGCAACACGTGTATCCAGGGCCAAGACAACATCCGTTTGTTGACAGACTAAACTTAGGAATTGAATATATTTGGGAAAAAAGGAGACTCATTGGAGAAGGACTGGAATGAGCCGGCCCAGCGCGCGATAGGCCACAGGCCACATGACACAACCTcgccttttctgtttcttttcacgtACTTTGCTTTCTTTTTTTACTTTTGCTTGTACttccaaatattctaaatatatatcTTATAAAAAACACTTTAactattttttttgaaattcttaATCAAGCTTTTGAGAAATGCTAAATGTGTATggaaaaatgtttctcatgtatatgaAAATTATACACAAAAAACATACAATGTGTATGAACAAGTTGTTCATGTATTTAAAaactattaatcaagcatttgaaaaaacaaTTAGTCAAgtacttgaaaaatgttaatcaagtatttgaatttttttaatgtgtatagaaaaatattttgaatgcATACGCAAAATGTACAAATGCTTATGAAAAATATATATGAGAAATGTTAATCATGTACCTAAAAATTGTTAACCGTGTATAAAAAAAGTTCCAGATGtataaaaaatgtacaatgtgtagggGGGAAATAGACATGCAATAAATGTAAGAAAAATGTTAATTTGCATTCAAAAAATTAGACATGTATAAGAAAATGTTACTGATGTATACAAAAAGTACAATATATGTTTAAAAGTGTAGACATAAAACCGAATAGAGAAGAATGTCAATCATATACTGGCAAACTGTAAACTTGTACAAACAAAATGCTTATGTGCACAAAAAATGTACAATCCGAATGAAAAATAGTAGACATCAAAACAAATATCTGAAAaaggttaatcatgtatttaaaaaatgttgaacctgaataagaaaAAAATTCTCAAGTATATGTCAAATatacaatatgtatgaaaaaaaagtAGTCTCCAAAACATATTTCTGAAAAAATGTTGATTATGTTTTTGAAAAATGTCACAAtgagtataaaaaatgttcctacaATATATATGAAAGAAAAGTAGACCTCGAAACATACTTTTTAAAAACTATCATGTATTTTAAAATTAATGAAGATGTATAAATATATTTCCTTGCATATATGAAAATTTTACAATGTGTAAGAAAAGACTTAAAAATCAAGGCTAGTCGAAAAGAAACAAAGCATACCaaagaggaaaaaagaaaaaagaaatagaaaaaaaaagaaaccAATCGAAAGCAGTGCAACATAGTGAAAAATGAAACCTAAAGAAAACCAAGAAAGAAGCAAATACTACCGAAACGAGAAAGaggatgaaaaaacaaaaaaaacaaagaaaccaATGCATTATAGTGAAATAATGTGAAAACCAAGAAACTCAATAAAATGAAACGGaaacaaaagaaaaccaaaaaaggcAACGCAAAAAAGAAAAACAGGAATAAAAAAGAACCCGAAAAATATAAAGCAAAATAGTGAATGCAGTGAAAGAATGGTTCTATAGTATTGGGCTGGCCCTGTCCTTTAGGCGAGAGAAGCAGATATCTCACAGCAAGCGAGATGGCAGATTCTATTTGGCACGTTAGTCGCTGCTGAACGACCGCGCGCGCACCCTCCACTGGACACTGCACGTGGGAGTGAGGGTGTGCGCGCTGTATCCTTTTCCCAGCGCTCAGCGCGCATAATAGGAGCTCCCAAGCGAGATATAACTCTTGCGCTCGGCCGGGCACCGAGCATCATAAATGGCGTATCCTATTTGGCGCGCCAGTAGTTGCTTAGCGACCGCGCGCGCACCCCTGATGCACACTCCACGTGGGATTGAAGGGGTGCGCGCTGCACCCTTTTCCCAGCACTCAGCACGCGGAAAAGGACCTCCCAAGCGAGATATAGCTCTAGCACTCGGGCCGGGCCCCATCCCATTACAATCAGCCGGGCACCGAACACAGCCCACTCACACTtaaaaaagaaagaaggaaaaaaaagTTGCGTCCGCCAAGGCTCCAGCTCAATAATCGCTCAAGCTAAGTCAGAGCTCTCTACATACAGCTTCAGCACAAAAGTCCCGGCGAGGTAACTCTGACAGTTCATCCCAGCCTGAAGTGTGAACATCAACGACTCGCAGGGAAGACTGCAGCGGCCTCCCCTCTGAGCTCTGACTAAACATAAATATCATGCCGGCGGCGTAAACCCGCGGCAAGTTTCAGTCTTGACCCTCGCGCCATTGTTTTCCCAACGCAAAAGGTCAACTGTTGAAGCTCCTGGACGCCATCCATCATCCATGGCCACACGCAGCGCTACGTACAGCATGAAATGGACCGGCGACGAAATTCCGGCGGCAGCTCCATGTCTCCGCTGTTCAGGTCATAATGTTAACCCCAGGTTTTCCACCCGTATGACGCGCAGGAGTCAATGTCGATCCCTGTCACCCGCGTACTTTGGCTAATCCGGCGACTGAGCACGGATGCCAAATAGAGATGGACTGCCGCTTTCTCGAGCCCTGTTCTATAACTGACGACAGGACCGCAGCATATGGTGGTAGGAGTACTAAAGTTCATCCATTTTATGAGATCATCGAGTCGGAAATGAATCGCTATCGACGGCATTTTTTAGCTATATATATAGGTTGGGTAAATACGTCTGTTAATAGTAATTACTTATGCAGGAAACATTCGTTGTGCTAGCGCCGTGGATTCATATGGAAGACGGGTTTATTTTATTTCTGAAGGGGGTATTATTTTGGAAAAACAATGAGAAGAAAAGGTTCCCTTTGTTAAGCGTCTTTCAACATTGTCATCAATTGAGCATGACAACGTCAGACCAGCTATGGCGACGTCGTTCGCTATACCGATCTGACTTTGCATCTTATATACAAGTCATTACGTCCCTTTTAACTGAATCCAAATCAGTAACCCAGCCAATATGCACTGACAAGTCTCGAAATAGGAAACACCGCCACTAGGCCGAGAGCGACACCATGTGATGTTTTAATCTTAATCGACTAATTAGCTCAGCCTTGAATATTCTTACAGCTCGTTTGGTACCCATCATTTGGGTCGGATTTGGTGGATTTCATTTGCGAATTCCGGAATATACTTGTTTGGCTGCCACAGAATTGAGGGTGGATTTCATTCTAAGATTCCAGAGGATGTAAACTTGGCCTAGGCCCAAATCCCAGCCCCTCGCCCGTCATTCTCCCGGATTCCACTCGCTCGCTTCCCCCACCCTACCCCGACGCCTTCGTCTCTCGCCTCCTTCCCCCACCCTACCccgacgcccgccgccgccgccgccgccatgaaccCCACCTTCTCGGCCGCCGGTGATGCACCCCCCGCCGGTGAATAGCTTCTCCCCGAGTTCTCTTCCCCCGTCCCCTCTACACGCGAAGCTTTCTGTTCGATGGTGTGCTGCCTCCAGTGACCACAGCGCCGTCGTCGAGCTCTCAAATCCTGGTaggttctccctccacctctcttctccccctccctctctctgGTGAATCTTTTCTGcttgaaccctaaccctaacctgAACCCACCTCCATCCAGCCACCCGATCCGGACAGAAGATCAACTTCTTGACGATTCCTCCGCGAGCCCACGGTCGGTCAGCTCCACACCCCGGAAGATCGACCTTTTTGTGGTACGTGGTCAGCGTGTCTGCGTCCCCTCTATGCAAACAGAATGGATCTCTGAATTTAATGTGTTTTGCACACTGATTA
This window harbors:
- the LOC119359684 gene encoding uncharacterized protein LOC119359684, which gives rise to MASSSEKAPSPAAADLPERGKITVASGKPKGKTRRMTQEEIDSYIRSKGVRIPVDSVRRASKLRLALTNLDDLGSLPVSPDELDDYVANMIREVNAIEDDFQKERDEIAKEYYAKGYVEREVSDDDEAGGSNPRVETGSTVTVRKLN